The following are encoded in a window of Clostridia bacterium genomic DNA:
- a CDS encoding YdeI/OmpD-associated family protein encodes MRKQFEVKLGGAGKSGEVAFVELPFDAEQCWGHARVPVKGTINGFPFRTTVVIMRGTQCFCVNREMKNGAGVDVGDTVTIIIEPDTAPRTIETPAALKKALGAKLTAKLQSLAYTHQKEYVQWFSGAKKEETKQRRVEKMKEMLAAGRTIS; translated from the coding sequence ATGCGTAAACAATTTGAGGTGAAGCTCGGCGGTGCGGGCAAGAGCGGCGAGGTTGCGTTTGTTGAGCTGCCATTCGACGCGGAGCAGTGTTGGGGGCATGCCAGGGTGCCGGTAAAGGGAACCATTAATGGGTTCCCGTTCCGCACGACGGTTGTGATTATGCGGGGAACCCAGTGCTTTTGCGTAAACAGAGAGATGAAGAATGGTGCGGGCGTTGATGTTGGAGATACGGTAACGATCATCATTGAACCGGACACCGCGCCGCGCACGATAGAAACTCCGGCCGCACTGAAGAAAGCACTGGGCGCGAAGCTCACGGCCAAATTGCAGTCTCTGGCGTACACACACCAGAAGGAATACGTGCAGTGGTTCAGCGGAGCCAAAAAGGAAGAGACCAAACAACGCCGTGTGGAGAAGATGAAAGAGATGCTCGCGGCTGGGAGGACGATCAGCTAA